The sequence below is a genomic window from Lysobacter capsici.
GTCGAGCAGCGCGGCGGCGGAGTCGCCGCTGCCGGCGTGCAGCAGGGCCACTTCCAGCCAGTCGGAGGGATAGCCCGCGCCTTGCTGCAGGTACCGGCTCGACTCGTCGGCGCGATCGCGCAGCACCTGCGGCGGCGCTGGCGAACCGTACAGATCGACCAGGGTCCGCGGCAGGCTCGCCTGCGGCCGCAACGCGGCGGCGCGCGCGAAGGCCGCGGCCGCGTCCGTGCGATTGCCGCGCGCCAACGCCAACTCGCCGGCCAGCAGATGCAGGTCGGCGTGTTCGGTGCCGCGCTCCAGCGCTTGATCCAGCGCGCGCCGCGCCTCGCTCAGGCGGCCGTGGCGAAACAGGAACCGCGGCCAGGCGATATTGGAAAACACGTTGTCCGGGTACAGCCGGAAGCTCTCGCGATAACGCGCCTCGGCCGCCTGCGGATAGCCGAGCAGGTCCAGGTTGCTGGCGATCTGCAATTGCAGAAAACGCACCCGCGCCGGATCGCCGCGCAGCGAGGTGTTGGCGATCAGCGCATCGGCCAGCCGGCCCTTGCGGTCGTACAGATACGCGGCCGAGGCGCGCGTGCCATCGGCGGTCGGGTCCAGGCGCACGGCATGCTCGTAGCCGGCCAGGGCCTCGTTGAGGCGTCCGCGGCAATCGTGCGAATACCCCAGCGCGGCGTAGCCGGCGGCATCGTCCGGGTCGGCGTCGATCGCGGCCTGGGCCAGGGCCTGCGCACGCACCGCCCAATCGGGCGCGAAATTGAACAGGCACACGCGCGCACTATAGGCGCGGCTCAGTCCGACCCGGGCGGCGCGGTCGCGGGGCGTTTCCTTCAAGGCCTGCTGATACAGCGCGATCGCGCGTTCGTTGTTGTCGCGCTGGCCGAGGCTGGCGTAGTACTCGGCGCGCTGGGTCAGGCTCTGCGGCGCGGCGGCGACAGGTGCGGCCGTGGGCGCCGTGCTGGAACGGCCGCGCCATACGACGATGCCGAGACCCGCGATCGCCAACAGCGCGACCGCCGCGATCCACGGTGCGAGCCGCCGCGACGGCGACGGCGACGGCGACGATTCCGCAAGCGTGCTCACAGGCAGCGGCGCGGGCATCGCTTCGTCCGCATCGCGCAGCCGCTCGGGCCGCACGCACAACTGATAACCGCGTCCGCGCACCGAACGCAGATAGCGCGGATCGCGGCCATCGTCGCCCATCGCCTGGCGCAGCAGCTTGACCCGCTGGGTCACGGTTTCCTCGTTGACCACCGCCGGCGCCCAGACTTGTTCGATCAGTTCGTCGAACCCCACCACGCGATCGCCCTGCGCGATCAGATACGCCAGCAACTGGAAACTCAGCCCCGAGACCTTGAGCGCCACGCCGTCGCGCTCCACCCGCTGACCGATCGTGTCGACGATCAGGTCGGCCAGGACGTAGCGGCCGGCGACGGGCGTGGAAGGAGCGGCATCGGCCATGCGGGTCGTCGCTGCGTAGGGAACCGGAGTTTAACAGTCCGCCTCGCTCGGCCAGGTCGGCCGATCGCGTCCACACACGACGCCGTGTCGGGTTTCGTCCGCGCGGTACGAACTGGGTCGTGTGCGTCGACGCGGTGATCGCGTAACGCACAGGCGTGTCGGACCGCGGCCGGTCGCTCGCCCGGGCATCAGCAGCGAAGGCAGAGCCGGCGCAGTCAGCGTCGGCGAAGGCCGGACCCGGGCCGGTCACCGGGCCGCACCCCAGGACGTTCACCGGCGCACATCCGTTCGCCGCCACTTCATGGAGACAACACTATGAAAAAACCCTACAGAACCTTGGTTCTTGCGATCGCGGCGACGGCGTTGTCGGCGGGTATCGCGTTCAACCTCTCGGCTCAACCGGGCGCCTATGTCGAGATACGAACCTACCGCGACACCGGCGGCACGGTGCAAGGCGTGCGCTACATCAGCCACGGCTGCGCCGACCCGCAACCGGCGGGCTGGGGCCGGGCCATCGGCCTGTACACCTCGCAGCAGAGCATGTGTTTCGCCCTGCCGCCTCCGGGCGGCGGGCTGTGATCCACGACTAAGGCCATGGCGTCGCGGGACGGGTCCCCAACACCCGTCCCGTTGCGTTGCGCCGATGCGGGCGGTGCGAAGACCGATCGCGCGACGCTCGCGATCGATCAATGCGGCTTGGCCGCCGGCCGCTGCGCGAACGCGAAGATCATCACCAGCATGATCGCCACCAGCGCCAACGAAGCGCTGTAGCGGCTCAGCTCCAGGCCACCTTTCGCCAAGGGCTTGTCGAGGAAATCGCCGACCACCGCGCCCAGCGGCCGGGTCAGGATGAAGGCCGCCCAGAACAGCGCGGTGCGCGACACCGCCGTCCACAGGTACAAGCCGGCGACCACCGCCAACAGCCCGCCGAAGATCGCCATCCCGCCGAGATAACCCAGCCCCGCGGTGTCGGCGACCCAATCGCCCAGCGCCGTGCCCAGGGTCTGCGAGAACATGATCGTCACCCAGTAGAAGATTTCCGCCTTCGGCCCGGCCACGCTTTCCACCGCGATCGAACCCAGCGTCCGATGCCATGCGAACAGCGAACCGGCCAACAACAGCAGCAGCACGCTGGAGCCGCCGGTGTAGCCGATGCCGAGCGAGCGATCGGCGAAATCGGCCAGGGTGGTGCCGACCGTGGTGCTCGCCACGATCGTCGCCCAGTACAAGGGCGCGATGAATCGCCTGGCGAAAATCTGCGCGGACACCGCGGCCACGAACAGCACCGCGAAGATGCCGGTGCCGACCAGATAGCCCAGGTCCATCGACATCGAGACCGCGTCGCCGCCGGTCTCGCCCAGGGTGGTGGCGGCGATCTTGATCAGCCAGAACACCAGGGTGACCTGCGGGACCTTGCTGATCGGATTTTCTTGATTGGGGTTCATTGCATCACGGCGTATGTGTCGGAGGGACGCAGGACGAACGGCCGATGCCGGAAACCACGCGCGCTTGATGCAGCGTCATCGCGCGACACCAGGCGCGGCATCGACCTTCGCATCGACCCTACGTCCGGGACGCTCCGAAAAATGTCGGCGCCGCCGGCCCGCGTTCACCCTGCATTTCCCATCCAGTCAGCGACGGTTCCGGCCGGCGACTGCGGCGCTCGCCTTCAAGCTCGTTTGCGCAGCAGTTGCGCGAGCAAGGTCAACACCGCGAACACCAGGATCACGACCACGCCCGGGTACAGCATCGACAATTGCGTCGCCGGCGCGATCGCCGCGGTCACCACCGCCAGCCCGCAAGCGCCGCCGACCTGCAGCGAACTGTTGAGCAACCCGGCTGCGAGCCCCTGCTCCTCGTCGTCGACGCCGTTGGTGCCGGCGACCATCAACGCCGAAATGCTCAGCGCGAAACCCACGCCCCACAACACCGATGCGGGCAGCAGCACCGTCCACAGGTCCGGCCGCGGACCGATGCGCAGCATCAGCAGATAACACGGCACGAACGCGAGCAAGCCGACCAGCAGTACCTTGTCGACCCCGAAGCGGCTGATCGCCGCGCCGAGCTTCGGCCCGAGGATCACCACCATCAGCCCCGCCGGCAGCAGCACCAGCGCCATCTGCCACGGCTGCCAGCCGTGCAGGTTCTGCAGGTACAAGGCGATCAGGAACTGAAAGCCCATCGCGCCGCCGTACAACAACGCGGCGCTGAGGTTGGCGGCGACCAGGCCGCGATTGCGGAAGATGCCGAGCCGGATCAGCGGATGCCTGGACGTGCGCTCGATCAGATAGAAGCCGAGCAGCAACAGCGCCGACACCACGAAGCCGACGATCGTGCGCGTCGCGAGCCAACCCACTTGTTCGGCCGACACCAGGGTGAACACCAGCAGCAACATGCCGCCGACCAGGGTCAGCGCGCCGCCGAGGTCGAGCCGCACCGGTTCGCTGCGCGGCGGGTCCGGCGGCAGGAAGCGCAACGCGGCCAACAGCAGCAACACCGCGACCGGAATCGGCAGGATGAAGATGTAGCGCCAGTCCAGCGCCGCGAGCAGGCCGCCGATCAGCAGGCCGCTGGAATAACCGGAGGCTTCGAACAGATTGAAGATGCCGAACGCCTTGTTGCGATGCGGGCCTTCGGCGAAGGTCGTGGTCAACAGCGACATCGCCGCCGGCCCGGTGAAGCCCGCGGCCATGCCCTTGACGAAGCGCGAGACGATCAACAACCCCGCATCGCTGGCGAAGGCGCCGAGCACCGACACCAGTGCGAACACCGCCAGGCCGATCACCAGCACCCGCCGGCGTCCGAACAGGTCGGCGCAGCGCCCGCCCAGCAACAGGAAACCGCCGAAGGCCAGGATGTAGGCGCTGACGAACCATTGCGCGGTGGCCGCGCTGATCGCGAACTCGCGCTGGATCTCCGGGATCGCCACCGCGATCATCGAGATGTCCAGACCGTCGAGCAGGATCACCCCGCTGAAGATCAGCAACGCGATCCACGAGCGCGCGGGCCAGAGCACGCGATCGTCGCGCGACGCAGAGGCGGCCGCAGGCAAAGCAACGCCGTCCCGCGGCGTTTCGCCCGGGTTCAAGCCAACCGACATGGGTTCACTCCACTGTTTCGTTGCGACGATCATCGCCGCTTGTACGCACGCGCAAAAACGAGTAATTCTCAGCGCATCGTCAAACGTGGCTTGAAGATCGATGAATCGCATGCTGCCCGGCACCCGGGCGCTCAGGACCTTCGAAGCGGCCGCGCGCCATCTGAACTTCACCCGCGCCGCCGATGAAGTCGGCCTGACCCCGGCGGCGGTCAGCTACCAGATCAAGGAAATCGAAGAGCAACTGGGCGTCGTGCTGTTCATCCGCAGCAGCCGCAGCATCCAGCTGACCGCGGCCGGCGCGGTGCTGCTGGAAGCGACGATCGATGCCTTGGGCCTTTTGCAACGCGCCGTCGGCCGCGCGCGCCGGCTGGAACGCGGCTCGACCCAGTTGCGCGTCTCGCTCAGCGCCGGATTCGCCAGCAACTGGCTGTTGCCGCGCATGGCCCGCTTCAATGCCGCCCATCCGCAGTTGCAGCTGGGCTTCGATATCAGCGATGAGCTGCGCGACTTCGACGCCGACGATATCGACGTGGCGATCCGCTTCGGCACCGGCGACTACCCGCAGGCGCGATCGCATCGATTGTTCGATACGGTGGTGGTCGCGGTGTGCAGCCCGGCCCTGTTGGCGAACGCGCCCGCACTGAAAGCACCACGCGATCTGTTGCAGCACACCTTGTGCTACGTCGACTGGAAGACCGAGCGCATGGTCTGGCCGAACTGGCGCATGTGGATGGCCGCGGCCGGCATCGCCGATTTCGACGACGGCCGCTGCGTCGCCTTCGCCGATGCGGGGTATGTGGTGCAGACGGTGATCGACAGCGGCGCGGTCGGCCTGGTCGACCTGGCGCTGATCGGCAACGACCTCGCCCAGGGCCGTCTTGTGCGTTTGTTCGATATCGGCATCGAGGTGGCGCCGGACTACGCCTACCACCTGGTCTATCCGGCGAGCCGCGGCGAGGATCCGCGCATCCAGGCGTTTACCCAGTGGATGCTCGATCAGGCCGGACAGGACATCCGGCGCTGAGGATCGATCACCAGATCAGATCGTCCGGCACCTGGAACTTGGCGTAGAACGCATCGTCGTCGCTGGCCGGCGCCGCCGGCGCGGACGCGGCATGGTCGAGCACGATCATCGACGAATCGCGCGCATTGACTTTTTCCGCCGCGGCGCGCGGCAACAGCTCGTAGCCGTCATCATGGCGCACGATCACCAGGGCGCCGCTCGCCAGCTGCGCGCGTAATGCCGGATTGATCCACACGCTCTTGATCGCCGCGCCGTCGGTGAAACGGTAACTGATCTCGCCTTCGCGCTTGACCTTGTTGGCCTCGACGATCTGGCGGATCTGCGCGCGCAACTCGTGCGCGCGTGCCTGCGCATTGCGTTCGGCGGCCAGGGCGCGATCGCGCTCGGCCCGTTCCGCCCGCGCGCGCTCGGCCTCGACCTGCTCGGCGCTGGGCGCGGCCGGCGCCTTGCCGTGGCGCTGCTTGGCCTGCTCGCGCGCGACCTGGGCGACCTGGGACTTTTTCACCAGGCCGGCTTTGAGCAATTGATCTTGCAGGGGATTTCGCATGCTCACGAGTCTAGTACGCAAGGCCGCCGGCCGGAAGCGGCAACCCCCGGCACGCCAGCGACGGCCCGCACGGCCCACACGGCCCAGCCTGGCAGTGATCCGATGAATTGACCCGGCCTCGCGCCGCGGACTGTAATGCAACCTCCGACGAGGCCGACGCCATGCCCGCTTACGCCGTCACGCCCCGACTCGCCCAGTTCGAAGGCGAACACCTGCCCGGCAACAACGTGTGGCGGTCCAGCCACGTGCATTACCTCAGCGACGCCGAACTGCCGTCGTATCGGGTGAGCGTCCGCGACGGCCTGCTGTACCGCGCCGACGGCAGCGCGTTCGACACCGCCGAC
It includes:
- a CDS encoding MFS transporter; the encoded protein is MLWPARSWIALLIFSGVILLDGLDISMIAVAIPEIQREFAISAATAQWFVSAYILAFGGFLLLGGRCADLFGRRRVLVIGLAVFALVSVLGAFASDAGLLIVSRFVKGMAAGFTGPAAMSLLTTTFAEGPHRNKAFGIFNLFEASGYSSGLLIGGLLAALDWRYIFILPIPVAVLLLLAALRFLPPDPPRSEPVRLDLGGALTLVGGMLLLVFTLVSAEQVGWLATRTIVGFVVSALLLLGFYLIERTSRHPLIRLGIFRNRGLVAANLSAALLYGGAMGFQFLIALYLQNLHGWQPWQMALVLLPAGLMVVILGPKLGAAISRFGVDKVLLVGLLAFVPCYLLMLRIGPRPDLWTVLLPASVLWGVGFALSISALMVAGTNGVDDEEQGLAAGLLNSSLQVGGACGLAVVTAAIAPATQLSMLYPGVVVILVFAVLTLLAQLLRKRA
- a CDS encoding DUF2058 domain-containing protein — protein: MRNPLQDQLLKAGLVKKSQVAQVAREQAKQRHGKAPAAPSAEQVEAERARAERAERDRALAAERNAQARAHELRAQIRQIVEANKVKREGEISYRFTDGAAIKSVWINPALRAQLASGALVIVRHDDGYELLPRAAAEKVNARDSSMIVLDHAASAPAAPASDDDAFYAKFQVPDDLIW
- a CDS encoding LysR substrate-binding domain-containing protein — protein: MNRMLPGTRALRTFEAAARHLNFTRAADEVGLTPAAVSYQIKEIEEQLGVVLFIRSSRSIQLTAAGAVLLEATIDALGLLQRAVGRARRLERGSTQLRVSLSAGFASNWLLPRMARFNAAHPQLQLGFDISDELRDFDADDIDVAIRFGTGDYPQARSHRLFDTVVVAVCSPALLANAPALKAPRDLLQHTLCYVDWKTERMVWPNWRMWMAAAGIADFDDGRCVAFADAGYVVQTVIDSGAVGLVDLALIGNDLAQGRLVRLFDIGIEVAPDYAYHLVYPASRGEDPRIQAFTQWMLDQAGQDIRR
- a CDS encoding COG4705 family protein — its product is MNPNQENPISKVPQVTLVFWLIKIAATTLGETGGDAVSMSMDLGYLVGTGIFAVLFVAAVSAQIFARRFIAPLYWATIVASTTVGTTLADFADRSLGIGYTGGSSVLLLLLAGSLFAWHRTLGSIAVESVAGPKAEIFYWVTIMFSQTLGTALGDWVADTAGLGYLGGMAIFGGLLAVVAGLYLWTAVSRTALFWAAFILTRPLGAVVGDFLDKPLAKGGLELSRYSASLALVAIMLVMIFAFAQRPAAKPH
- a CDS encoding winged helix-turn-helix transcriptional regulator is translated as MADAAPSTPVAGRYVLADLIVDTIGQRVERDGVALKVSGLSFQLLAYLIAQGDRVVGFDELIEQVWAPAVVNEETVTQRVKLLRQAMGDDGRDPRYLRSVRGRGYQLCVRPERLRDADEAMPAPLPVSTLAESSPSPSPSRRLAPWIAAVALLAIAGLGIVVWRGRSSTAPTAAPVAAAPQSLTQRAEYYASLGQRDNNERAIALYQQALKETPRDRAARVGLSRAYSARVCLFNFAPDWAVRAQALAQAAIDADPDDAAGYAALGYSHDCRGRLNEALAGYEHAVRLDPTADGTRASAAYLYDRKGRLADALIANTSLRGDPARVRFLQLQIASNLDLLGYPQAAEARYRESFRLYPDNVFSNIAWPRFLFRHGRLSEARRALDQALERGTEHADLHLLAGELALARGNRTDAAAAFARAAALRPQASLPRTLVDLYGSPAPPQVLRDRADESSRYLQQGAGYPSDWLEVALLHAGSGDSAAALLDVQRAVDEGYRDADYLSASPLFRSLAGHPEFARSLDLIHQHVADQRRQVPRELLARLTASP